One genomic window of Polyodon spathula isolate WHYD16114869_AA chromosome 8, ASM1765450v1, whole genome shotgun sequence includes the following:
- the si:dkey-42p14.3 gene encoding EF-hand calcium-binding domain-containing protein 10: MATSRELDAKNYLEKHKILELMDNLTSMLFFHRPERPCEFLITQLERLKLARTTSRDYPCLFNESNLEAIFGILDPTRQGYITLGQYKEALNTIGLKQFDAFPQGADYNRITLETFKKEAKDGLIKSSATFKS; the protein is encoded by the exons atggcGACATCTCGGGAACTGGACGCAAAGAATTATCTGGAGAAACATAAAATATTAGAACTTATGGATAACCTTACGAGTATGCTCTTCTTCCACAGACCAG AAAGACCCTGTGAGTTTTTGATAACTCAACTTGAGAGGCTGAAATTAGCCAGAACAACATCTAGGGATTATCCTTGTCTATTTAATGAATCAAATTTGGAGGCGATTTTTGGAATACTGGATCCCACAAGGCAAGGATATATTACTCTCGGACAGTATAAAGAAG cgcTGAATACCATAGGGTTAAAACAGTTTGATGCATTTCCACAAGGAGCAGATTACAACAGAATAACACTGGAAACATTCAAGAAAGAAGC gaaGGATGGATTAATAAAGTCTTCTGCGACTTTTAAATCATGA